The following proteins are co-located in the Mycolicibacterium goodii genome:
- a CDS encoding cytochrome P450 yields MPTPNIPSDFDFLDATLNLERLPVEELAELRKSEPIHWVDVPGGTGGFGDKGYWLVTKHADVKEVSKRNDIFGSSPDGAIPVWPQTMTREAVDLQRAVLLNMDAPQHTRLRKIISRGFTPRAIGRLEDELRSRAQKIAQTAAAQGAGDFVEQVSCELPLQAIAELLGVPQDDRDKLFRWSNEMTAGEDPEYADVDPAMSSFELISYAMKMAEERAVNPTEDIVTKLIEADIDGEKLSDDEFGFFVVMLAVAGNETTRNSITHGMIAFSQNPDQWELYKKERPETAADEIVRWATPVSAFQRTALEDVELGGVQIKKGQRVVMSYRSANFDEEVFDTPHAFNILRSPNPHVGFGGTGAHYCIGANLARMTINLIFNAIADNMPELKPIGAPERLKSGWLNGIKHWQVDYTGAAKASVSGAPGTCPVAH; encoded by the coding sequence ATGCCCACGCCGAACATCCCTTCCGATTTCGACTTCCTCGACGCGACCCTGAACCTCGAGCGCCTGCCGGTCGAAGAGCTGGCGGAGCTGCGGAAATCCGAGCCCATCCACTGGGTGGACGTCCCGGGTGGCACCGGTGGTTTCGGTGACAAGGGGTACTGGTTGGTCACCAAGCACGCCGACGTCAAGGAGGTGTCCAAGCGCAACGACATCTTCGGCAGCTCTCCCGACGGCGCCATCCCGGTGTGGCCGCAGACGATGACCCGCGAGGCCGTCGACTTGCAGCGCGCGGTGCTGCTCAACATGGACGCGCCCCAGCACACCCGGCTGCGCAAGATCATCTCGCGCGGTTTCACGCCGCGTGCCATCGGCCGCCTCGAAGACGAGCTGCGCTCGCGGGCACAGAAGATCGCGCAGACCGCTGCCGCGCAGGGCGCCGGCGACTTCGTCGAGCAGGTCTCGTGCGAGCTGCCGCTGCAGGCCATCGCCGAACTGCTCGGTGTGCCGCAGGACGACCGCGACAAGCTGTTCCGCTGGTCGAACGAGATGACCGCAGGCGAGGACCCCGAGTACGCCGACGTCGACCCGGCCATGTCGTCGTTCGAGTTGATCTCCTACGCCATGAAGATGGCCGAAGAGCGCGCCGTGAACCCGACCGAGGACATCGTCACGAAGCTGATCGAGGCCGACATCGACGGCGAGAAGCTCTCCGACGACGAGTTCGGCTTCTTCGTGGTGATGCTCGCGGTGGCAGGCAACGAGACCACCCGCAACTCGATCACCCACGGCATGATCGCGTTCTCGCAGAACCCGGATCAGTGGGAGCTCTACAAGAAGGAGCGCCCGGAGACTGCGGCCGACGAGATCGTCCGGTGGGCCACCCCGGTGTCGGCGTTCCAGCGCACCGCGCTGGAGGACGTCGAACTGGGCGGCGTGCAGATCAAGAAGGGCCAGCGCGTCGTGATGTCGTACCGCTCGGCCAACTTCGACGAAGAGGTATTTGACACACCTCACGCTTTCAATATCCTGCGCAGCCCGAACCCGCACGTCGGCTTCGGCGGCACCGGCGCCCACTACTGCATAGGCGCGAACCTGGCGCGGATGACCATCAACCTGATCTTCAACGCCATCGCCGACAACATGCCGGAGCTCAAGCCGATCGGTGCACCCGAGCGCCTGAAATCTGGTTGGCTCAACGGCATCAAGCACTGGCAGGTCGACTACACCGGTGCGGCCAAGGCTTCGGTTTCCGGGGCTCCCGGTACCTGCCCGGTCGCGCACTGA
- a CDS encoding MaoC family dehydratase, with protein MGAKSMTVIEVGTALPELSVYGDPTFIVSTAIATRDYQDVHHDRDKAQAKGSKDIFVNILTDTGLVQRYLTDWAGPSARIRSIGLRLGVPWYAYDTVTFRGEVAAVDDDLVTVEVTGSNSLGKHVIATATLLLGDKA; from the coding sequence ATGGGAGCCAAGAGCATGACCGTGATCGAAGTCGGCACCGCCCTGCCCGAACTGTCCGTCTACGGCGACCCGACGTTCATCGTGTCGACCGCGATCGCCACGCGCGATTACCAGGACGTGCACCACGACCGTGACAAGGCCCAGGCCAAGGGGTCCAAGGACATCTTCGTCAACATCCTCACCGACACCGGCCTGGTGCAGCGCTACCTGACCGACTGGGCAGGCCCGTCGGCGCGGATCCGCTCGATCGGTCTGCGGCTCGGCGTGCCCTGGTACGCCTACGACACCGTGACGTTCCGCGGTGAGGTGGCGGCCGTCGACGACGATCTCGTCACGGTCGAGGTGACCGGCTCCAACAGCCTCGGTAAACACGTCATCGCCACCGCCACACTTTTACTGGGAGACAAGGCATGA
- a CDS encoding acyl-CoA dehydrogenase family protein, with product MDFAPNPEQQAVADVVTSVLERDNSWDALVSGGVTALAVPERLGGDGLGLPEVATALTEIGRRGTVSPALATLGLGLVPLLELASETQQDRYLAEVAKGAVLSAALNEPGRQLPQQPATTLAGGVLNGTKVGVAYAESAQWLVVTADTAVVVVSPAAAGVTLTKTPTANGSDEYVVTFTDVAVSDDDVLAGATAARVNQLALATIGAFAAGLVAGALRLTADYVATREQFGRPLSTFQTVAAQLSEVYIASRTIDLVSTSVVWRLADGLDAEEDFAILGYWLTSQAPPAMRLCHHLHGGMGMDITYPMDRYFSSTKDLTRLLGGPAHRLDLVGA from the coding sequence GTGGACTTCGCACCGAACCCGGAGCAGCAGGCCGTCGCCGATGTCGTGACGTCCGTGCTGGAACGGGACAACAGTTGGGACGCACTGGTATCCGGCGGTGTGACGGCTCTGGCGGTTCCCGAGCGCCTCGGCGGTGACGGACTCGGACTGCCCGAGGTCGCGACGGCGCTGACCGAGATCGGTCGCCGCGGCACGGTGTCACCGGCGCTCGCCACGCTCGGGCTCGGTTTGGTGCCGCTGCTGGAGCTCGCTTCCGAGACCCAGCAGGACCGGTATCTGGCGGAGGTCGCCAAGGGTGCGGTGCTGTCGGCCGCCCTCAACGAGCCGGGACGGCAGCTGCCGCAGCAGCCCGCGACCACGCTGGCCGGCGGCGTCCTCAACGGCACCAAAGTGGGTGTGGCGTACGCCGAATCGGCGCAGTGGCTGGTGGTCACGGCCGACACCGCGGTGGTGGTCGTGTCACCGGCCGCGGCCGGGGTGACGCTCACCAAGACCCCGACCGCCAACGGTTCCGACGAGTACGTCGTGACGTTCACCGACGTCGCGGTGAGCGACGACGACGTGCTGGCGGGCGCCACCGCGGCGCGCGTCAACCAGCTCGCCCTGGCGACGATCGGCGCGTTCGCCGCCGGCCTGGTGGCCGGTGCGCTGCGGTTGACGGCCGACTACGTCGCCACGCGTGAGCAGTTCGGCCGCCCGTTGTCGACCTTCCAGACCGTGGCCGCGCAGCTTTCCGAGGTCTACATCGCCTCGCGCACAATCGATCTGGTGTCGACGTCGGTGGTGTGGCGGCTCGCCGACGGCCTCGATGCCGAGGAGGATTTCGCGATCCTCGGGTACTGGCTGACCTCGCAGGCTCCGCCGGCCATGCGGCTGTGCCATCACCTGCACGGCGGTATGGGCATGGACATCACCTACCCGATGGACCGCTACTTCTCCTCGACAAAGGACCTCACCCGGTTGCTGGGCGGTCCGGCGCATCGTCTCGACCTGGTGGGAGCGTAA
- a CDS encoding response regulator transcription factor: MSRSSSTGAWAESYREATDGAGLLRDARVLIVGDCTLYRDYLAAVLASHGAVAPGVAWDLPSLIASYETTVPRVILLDMATRNSAMLLRQALQRSPHVRVIVMGLSEDDESEIVACAEAGVAGYHLRSDSLKDLLVLIHKVAAGESLCSPRVSAILLRRLSALASQRQPAAKELVLTSREIQILRLLEMGLSNRDIAEQLCIAVHTVKNHVHSLLAKLGVSTRAQAAALARTTVFTEEALEN; the protein is encoded by the coding sequence ATGTCGCGTTCCTCGTCGACGGGGGCATGGGCGGAGTCCTACCGTGAGGCGACCGACGGCGCGGGTCTGCTGCGCGACGCACGGGTGTTGATCGTCGGGGATTGCACCCTGTACCGCGATTACCTCGCGGCGGTCCTGGCCTCGCACGGTGCCGTGGCGCCGGGAGTCGCCTGGGATCTGCCATCGTTGATCGCGTCATATGAGACAACCGTTCCGCGTGTCATTCTGCTGGACATGGCAACTCGCAATAGTGCGATGTTGCTGCGGCAGGCGTTGCAACGCAGCCCACATGTACGCGTGATTGTCATGGGGTTGTCAGAGGATGACGAGTCCGAGATTGTCGCGTGCGCTGAGGCCGGGGTGGCCGGCTATCACCTGCGGTCGGATTCGTTGAAAGATCTTCTTGTATTGATACACAAAGTTGCTGCGGGGGAGTCTTTGTGTTCGCCGAGAGTGTCGGCGATCCTGCTGCGACGCTTGTCGGCCCTCGCCTCGCAACGGCAACCCGCGGCAAAGGAACTAGTGCTTACTTCCCGGGAGATCCAGATCCTTCGATTGTTGGAGATGGGTCTTTCGAATCGAGATATCGCCGAACAGCTCTGTATCGCTGTCCACACCGTCAAAAATCACGTCCACAGCCTGTTGGCCAAGCTGGGGGTCAGTACGCGGGCCCAGGCTGCGGCCCTGGCGCGTACCACCGTGTTCACCGAAGAGGCTCTCGAGAACTAG
- a CDS encoding steroid 3-ketoacyl-CoA thiolase, translating to MGNPVIVEATRSPIGKRNGWLSGLHATELLGAVQKALVEKAGIDAADVEQIIGGCVTQYGEQSNNITRVGWLTAGLPEHVGATTIDCQCGSAQQANHLVAGLIATGAIDIGIACGVEAMSRVGLGANAGPDRSLIRASSWDIDMPNQFEAAERIAKRRGITRADVDALGVASQRKARQAWDEGRFDREVSPISAPVLDENKQPTSQWAPVTRDQGLRETTPEALASLKPVLDGGIHTAGTSSQISDGAAAVLWMDESVAKAQGLKPRARIVAQANVGAETYYHLDGPVQSTAKVLEKAGMKLGDIDLVEINEAFASVVLSWAQVHNADMDKVNVNGGAIALGHPVGSTGARLITTALHELERTGKGTALITMCAGGALSTGTIIERI from the coding sequence ATGGGTAATCCTGTCATCGTCGAGGCCACCCGCAGCCCGATCGGTAAACGCAATGGATGGTTGTCCGGTCTGCACGCCACGGAACTGCTCGGAGCCGTGCAGAAGGCGCTGGTGGAAAAGGCGGGCATCGACGCCGCAGACGTCGAGCAGATCATCGGTGGCTGCGTCACCCAGTACGGCGAGCAGTCCAACAACATCACCCGCGTGGGTTGGCTGACCGCTGGATTGCCCGAGCACGTCGGCGCGACCACCATCGACTGCCAGTGCGGCAGCGCCCAGCAGGCCAACCACCTCGTGGCGGGCCTGATCGCGACCGGCGCCATCGACATCGGCATCGCGTGCGGCGTGGAGGCGATGAGCCGCGTGGGCCTCGGCGCCAACGCAGGCCCCGACCGCTCGCTGATCCGCGCGTCGTCGTGGGACATCGACATGCCCAACCAGTTCGAGGCCGCCGAGCGCATCGCCAAGCGGCGCGGCATCACGCGGGCAGACGTCGACGCGCTCGGCGTGGCCTCGCAGCGCAAGGCCAGGCAGGCGTGGGACGAAGGTCGGTTCGACCGCGAGGTCTCCCCCATCTCGGCTCCCGTGCTCGACGAGAACAAACAGCCCACCTCCCAGTGGGCACCCGTGACCCGCGACCAGGGGCTGCGCGAGACCACACCGGAGGCGCTCGCGTCGCTGAAACCCGTGCTGGACGGCGGCATTCACACCGCGGGCACGTCGTCGCAGATCTCCGACGGTGCGGCCGCGGTGCTGTGGATGGACGAGTCGGTGGCAAAAGCGCAAGGCCTCAAACCGCGGGCCCGCATCGTCGCGCAGGCCAACGTCGGCGCGGAGACCTACTACCACCTCGACGGCCCGGTGCAGTCCACCGCCAAGGTGCTGGAGAAGGCGGGTATGAAGCTCGGCGACATCGACCTCGTCGAGATCAACGAGGCGTTCGCGTCGGTGGTGCTGTCGTGGGCGCAGGTGCACAATGCCGACATGGACAAGGTGAACGTCAACGGCGGCGCGATCGCGCTGGGCCACCCTGTCGGCTCGACCGGCGCCCGCCTGATCACCACGGCGCTGCACGAACTCGAGCGCACCGGCAAGGGCACCGCGCTGATCACCATGTGCGCCGGCGGCGCCCTGTCCACCGGCACCATCATCGAGCGCATCTAG
- a CDS encoding lipid-transfer protein produces MSGLSGKAAIAGIGATDFSKNSGRSELRLAAECVLDALDDAGLGPDDVDGLVTFTMDSNLETAVARSTGIGELKFFSQIGYGGGAAAATVQQAALAVATGVAEVVVAYRAFNERSEFRFGQVMTGLTVNADSRGVEYSWSYPHGLSTPAASVAMIARRYMHEYGATSADFGVVSVADRKHAANNPKAHFYGKPITLEDHQNSRWIAEPLRLLDCCQETDGGVAIVVTTPERARDLKHRPVVIEAAAQGSGADQFTMYSYYRDELGLPEMGLVGRQLWQQSGLTPGDIQTAILYDHFTPYTLLQLEELGFCGKGEAKDFIAGGAIEIGGKLPVNTHGGQLGEAYIHGMNGIAEGVRQLRGTSVNQVPGVEHVLVTAGTGVPTSGLILG; encoded by the coding sequence ATGAGCGGCTTGTCCGGCAAGGCGGCCATCGCCGGTATCGGGGCCACCGACTTCTCCAAGAACTCAGGCCGCAGCGAGCTGCGTCTGGCCGCCGAATGTGTACTCGACGCGCTCGACGATGCCGGGTTGGGGCCCGACGACGTCGACGGCCTGGTGACCTTCACCATGGATTCCAACCTGGAGACCGCGGTCGCGCGGTCCACCGGGATCGGTGAGCTGAAGTTCTTCAGCCAGATCGGCTATGGCGGTGGTGCCGCGGCTGCCACGGTGCAGCAGGCCGCGCTGGCCGTCGCCACCGGGGTCGCCGAGGTGGTCGTCGCCTACCGTGCCTTCAACGAGCGCTCGGAGTTCCGTTTCGGGCAGGTCATGACGGGCCTGACGGTCAACGCGGATTCCCGCGGTGTCGAGTACAGCTGGTCCTACCCGCACGGTCTGTCGACCCCGGCCGCGTCGGTGGCCATGATCGCGCGTCGGTACATGCACGAATACGGCGCCACCAGTGCCGATTTCGGTGTGGTGTCGGTGGCCGACCGCAAGCACGCCGCCAACAACCCCAAAGCGCACTTCTACGGCAAGCCGATCACGCTCGAGGACCACCAGAACTCGCGCTGGATCGCCGAACCGCTGCGGCTGCTGGACTGCTGCCAGGAGACCGACGGCGGCGTGGCCATCGTCGTCACCACACCCGAGCGGGCCAGGGACCTCAAACACCGGCCGGTGGTCATCGAGGCCGCCGCGCAGGGTTCCGGCGCCGATCAGTTCACGATGTACTCCTACTACCGCGACGAGCTCGGCCTGCCCGAGATGGGACTGGTGGGCAGGCAGCTGTGGCAGCAGAGCGGGCTGACGCCCGGGGACATCCAGACGGCCATCCTCTATGACCACTTCACGCCGTACACGCTGCTGCAGCTCGAAGAGCTCGGGTTCTGCGGTAAGGGCGAGGCCAAGGACTTCATCGCAGGCGGCGCCATCGAGATCGGCGGCAAGCTGCCGGTCAACACCCACGGCGGGCAGCTCGGTGAGGCCTACATCCACGGCATGAACGGCATCGCCGAAGGCGTGCGGCAGTTGCGCGGGACGTCGGTCAACCAGGTCCCGGGCGTCGAGCATGTCCTGGTCACGGCGGGCACCGGCGTCCCGACCTCGGGTTTGATCCTCGGATAA
- the glmS gene encoding glutamine--fructose-6-phosphate transaminase (isomerizing): MCGIIACHTDRPAAEYLRVGLRRLEYRGYDSVGVALRTVSGDIARLRTTGRIGALESLLDEWSGPELDGVGIGHTRWATHGAVTERNAHPHVDCTGQISLVHNGIIENAAGLRVALGNSGHAFATTVDSEVLCHLIEDELRDCADLVQAVERALSKVHGSWAIAVLDRHTGRIIVAANGSPLLIAHTDHGDFAASDIAAIADWVDEFRVLENGDVVELSGDGRWTHSGVVAAPPAATRCTLRGSDVELNGYTDYMAKEIDEQPEAVTRVLDDLGGRVATGALWREFGLPPFERLRVIGCGTSLNAGAVIANLARELGGIPVNATVASEASVEVSESAQICIAISQSGETADVLRAVESPAVGEAPLVALTNSSHSTLARLADAVVGCSAGPEIGVAATKTFTCQIVSGTALMISALVATRRISTVCANRLVDGLLRVPDQLAAATSIAKRVLPQIVDELLDSTGFIFIARGSGLPYAAEGALKLKELTYRWAEHYPAGELKHGPLALVGHDTPVVVVDNGDQKLGSNVAEVRARGGRIISIGQAGSSIPVVGLTRAPWGPVEATVPLQILARSLALALGHDVDKPRNLAKSVTVE, from the coding sequence ATGTGCGGAATTATCGCCTGCCATACCGATCGGCCGGCTGCGGAGTATCTGCGGGTGGGATTGCGCAGACTCGAATACCGCGGTTACGACTCGGTGGGGGTCGCGCTGAGGACGGTGAGCGGTGACATCGCCCGGCTCAGGACAACGGGGCGCATCGGTGCACTCGAAAGCCTGTTGGACGAGTGGTCGGGCCCCGAACTCGATGGTGTGGGCATCGGACACACCCGGTGGGCCACCCACGGCGCGGTGACCGAACGCAACGCGCATCCGCACGTCGACTGCACCGGGCAAATCAGTCTGGTGCACAACGGAATCATCGAGAATGCCGCGGGCCTGCGCGTCGCACTCGGAAACAGCGGCCACGCGTTCGCGACGACGGTGGACAGCGAGGTCCTGTGCCACCTGATCGAAGACGAGCTCCGCGACTGTGCCGACCTCGTGCAGGCCGTCGAGCGGGCGCTGTCGAAGGTCCATGGATCCTGGGCGATCGCGGTGCTCGACCGGCACACCGGACGAATCATCGTCGCGGCCAACGGGTCACCGCTACTGATCGCCCACACCGACCATGGCGATTTCGCGGCGAGTGACATCGCCGCGATCGCCGATTGGGTCGACGAGTTCCGTGTTCTGGAGAACGGCGACGTGGTCGAGTTGTCCGGCGACGGCCGTTGGACCCACTCCGGGGTAGTCGCCGCTCCGCCCGCGGCGACGCGGTGCACCCTCAGAGGCAGCGATGTGGAACTCAACGGTTACACCGACTACATGGCCAAGGAGATCGACGAACAGCCAGAAGCCGTCACCCGGGTGCTCGACGATCTCGGAGGTCGGGTCGCCACCGGCGCGCTGTGGCGCGAATTCGGGCTGCCGCCCTTCGAGCGCCTGCGGGTGATCGGTTGTGGCACATCGCTCAACGCGGGCGCGGTGATCGCCAACTTGGCACGTGAACTCGGTGGCATACCGGTCAACGCCACCGTGGCGAGCGAGGCATCCGTCGAAGTGTCGGAGTCGGCACAGATATGCATAGCGATCAGCCAGTCCGGTGAGACAGCCGACGTGCTGCGAGCGGTGGAGTCGCCCGCGGTGGGGGAGGCGCCGTTGGTGGCACTGACCAACAGCTCACATTCCACGCTGGCGCGTCTGGCCGACGCCGTCGTCGGGTGCTCGGCCGGCCCGGAGATCGGTGTGGCGGCGACGAAAACCTTCACGTGCCAGATCGTCTCGGGCACCGCGCTGATGATCTCGGCGTTGGTCGCGACGAGGCGCATCTCCACGGTGTGTGCGAATCGGCTCGTGGACGGCCTGCTGCGGGTGCCCGACCAGCTCGCCGCCGCGACATCGATCGCCAAGCGGGTACTACCGCAGATCGTCGACGAGTTGCTCGATTCCACCGGGTTCATCTTCATCGCCAGGGGATCGGGACTGCCGTACGCCGCCGAGGGTGCGCTCAAGCTCAAAGAGCTCACCTACCGGTGGGCGGAGCACTATCCGGCCGGCGAACTCAAGCACGGCCCACTGGCACTTGTCGGGCATGACACACCTGTTGTGGTCGTCGACAACGGAGACCAGAAACTGGGCAGCAACGTCGCCGAGGTGCGGGCCCGTGGCGGCCGGATCATCTCGATCGGTCAGGCAGGCAGCAGTATTCCGGTGGTCGGGCTCACCCGGGCGCCGTGGGGCCCGGTGGAGGCGACCGTTCCGTTGCAGATCCTCGCGCGCAGTCTGGCACTGGCCCTCGGTCACGACGTCGACAAGCCGCGCAACCTGGCCAAGTCAGTGACGGTGGAGTGA
- a CDS encoding bifunctional MaoC family dehydratase N-terminal/OB-fold nucleic acid binding domain-containing protein: MSAQVSEDLHAGIERIKAEGKSEPRKARDPVNQPMIHHWVDAIGDKNPIYVDHEAAKAAGHPGIVAPPAMIQVWTMGGLGVGRAEDDPLSKIMKLFDDAGYVGVVATNCEQTYHRYLQPGEEVTIHAEITDVVGPKQTALGEGYFINQLITWTVDDGDDGEAVAEMNWRIMKFRPREEQTAAVAEIPADLDPDKLMRPASSRDTKFFWDGVNAHELRIQRRPDGTLQHPPVPAVWQDKDEPIDYVVASGNGTVFSYVVHHAPKVPGRSLPFVIALVELEEGVRMLGELRGVDPEQVKIGMPVRATFIDFPDSEVSPAWTLYAWEPRA; encoded by the coding sequence ATGAGCGCACAGGTGAGCGAAGATCTGCACGCCGGGATCGAACGGATCAAGGCCGAGGGCAAGAGCGAACCCCGCAAGGCCCGAGACCCGGTGAATCAGCCGATGATTCATCATTGGGTGGACGCCATCGGCGACAAGAACCCGATCTACGTCGACCACGAGGCGGCCAAGGCCGCCGGTCATCCCGGCATCGTCGCACCGCCGGCGATGATCCAGGTGTGGACGATGGGTGGCCTCGGCGTGGGCCGTGCCGAGGACGACCCGCTGTCGAAGATCATGAAGCTCTTCGACGACGCCGGCTATGTCGGCGTGGTCGCCACGAACTGTGAACAGACCTACCACCGGTATCTGCAGCCGGGCGAGGAGGTCACGATCCACGCCGAGATCACCGATGTCGTGGGGCCCAAGCAGACCGCGCTGGGTGAGGGTTACTTCATCAACCAGCTCATCACCTGGACGGTGGACGACGGTGACGACGGTGAGGCCGTCGCCGAGATGAACTGGCGCATCATGAAGTTCAGGCCGCGCGAGGAGCAGACGGCGGCGGTGGCCGAGATTCCGGCGGATCTGGATCCCGACAAGCTGATGCGGCCCGCGTCGTCGCGCGACACCAAGTTCTTCTGGGACGGCGTCAACGCGCACGAACTGCGAATCCAGCGTCGCCCCGACGGCACCCTGCAACATCCGCCCGTCCCGGCGGTGTGGCAGGACAAGGACGAACCGATCGACTACGTGGTGGCCTCGGGCAACGGCACGGTGTTCAGCTACGTCGTGCACCACGCCCCGAAGGTGCCCGGGCGCAGTCTGCCGTTCGTCATCGCGCTCGTCGAACTCGAGGAGGGCGTGCGCATGCTCGGCGAGCTGCGCGGCGTCGACCCCGAACAGGTGAAGATCGGAATGCCGGTGCGCGCCACCTTCATCGACTTCCCGGACAGCGAGGTCAGTCCGGCGTGGACGCTGTACGCATGGGAGCCAAGAGCATGA
- a CDS encoding nitroreductase family deazaflavin-dependent oxidoreductase, with protein MADSPRPLTAKQLERLNARSTGTIIKWMSRLQTLVFKTTNGKFGNKFLRGAEVGILTTIGRKSGEPRDIPLLYLQEGRRIVLVASQGGRATDPMWYRNLLANPKVRFQTKSEKLVLVARDATDAERDEYWPKLDAMYPDFANYRSYTDRKIPIVICDPA; from the coding sequence ATGGCCGATAGTCCCCGTCCGCTCACCGCCAAACAGCTCGAACGTCTCAACGCCAGATCCACCGGCACGATCATCAAGTGGATGTCGCGTCTGCAGACGCTGGTGTTCAAGACCACCAACGGCAAGTTCGGCAACAAGTTCCTGCGTGGCGCCGAGGTCGGCATCCTGACCACGATCGGGCGCAAATCCGGTGAGCCGCGCGACATTCCGCTGCTGTACCTGCAGGAGGGGCGTCGTATCGTCCTGGTCGCGTCCCAGGGCGGGCGGGCCACCGATCCGATGTGGTATCGCAACCTCCTGGCCAACCCCAAGGTCAGGTTCCAGACCAAAAGCGAGAAACTCGTACTCGTCGCGCGCGACGCCACCGACGCCGAGCGAGACGAGTACTGGCCCAAGCTCGACGCCATGTACCCCGACTTCGCCAACTACCGGTCCTACACCGACCGCAAGATCCCGATCGTCATCTGCGACCCGGCCTGA
- the fadE29 gene encoding acyl-CoA dehydrogenase FadE29 encodes MFIDLTAEQRKLQEELREYFSTLITPEEAAAMEADRHNEAYRAVIKRMGSDGKLGVGWPKEYGGLGYGPIEQQIFINEANRADIPLPMVTLQTVGPTLQVYGTEEQKKKFLPGILSGDVHFAIGYSEPDAGTDLASLRTTAVRQRDESGEYYLVNGQKMWTTGAHDADYIWLACRTDPDAPKHKGISILIVDTKDPGFSWTPIILSDGAHHTNASYYNDVHVPADMLVGEENGGWKLITTQLNHERVGLGPAGRVAGIYDRVHRWASTPGSDGVTPIEHPEAQRLLGQIKSIWRINELLNWQVAASGETIAVADAAATKVFSTERIQEVSRLAEEAVARFGNPADRHTADLLVWLDKVAKRNLVITFGGGVNEVMREMIAASGLKVPRVPR; translated from the coding sequence ATGTTCATCGACCTGACCGCCGAGCAGCGCAAGCTGCAGGAAGAACTGCGGGAGTACTTCTCCACGCTCATCACGCCGGAAGAGGCCGCGGCGATGGAGGCCGACCGGCACAACGAGGCCTACCGCGCGGTGATCAAGCGCATGGGCTCCGACGGCAAGCTCGGGGTGGGCTGGCCCAAGGAGTACGGCGGCCTTGGCTACGGCCCGATCGAGCAGCAGATCTTCATCAACGAGGCCAACCGCGCCGACATCCCGCTGCCCATGGTGACCCTGCAGACCGTGGGACCCACCCTGCAGGTGTACGGCACCGAGGAGCAGAAGAAGAAGTTCCTGCCCGGAATCCTCTCCGGCGACGTCCATTTCGCGATCGGCTACTCCGAACCCGACGCCGGCACGGACCTCGCGTCGCTGCGGACGACGGCGGTCAGACAACGGGACGAGTCCGGCGAATACTACCTGGTGAACGGCCAGAAGATGTGGACCACCGGCGCCCACGACGCCGACTACATCTGGCTGGCGTGCCGCACCGATCCGGATGCGCCCAAGCACAAGGGCATCTCGATCCTGATCGTCGACACCAAGGATCCCGGCTTCTCGTGGACGCCGATCATCCTGTCCGACGGTGCTCACCACACCAACGCGTCGTACTACAACGACGTCCACGTACCCGCCGACATGCTGGTCGGCGAGGAGAACGGCGGCTGGAAGCTCATCACCACCCAGCTCAACCACGAGCGCGTCGGCCTCGGACCGGCGGGCCGGGTCGCGGGCATCTACGACCGGGTGCACCGGTGGGCTTCGACGCCCGGTTCCGACGGCGTCACACCCATCGAGCATCCGGAGGCGCAACGCCTGCTCGGCCAGATCAAGTCGATCTGGCGGATCAACGAACTGCTGAACTGGCAGGTCGCCGCATCCGGTGAGACCATCGCCGTCGCCGATGCGGCGGCCACGAAAGTGTTCTCCACCGAGCGCATCCAGGAAGTCAGTCGGCTGGCCGAAGAGGCCGTCGCGCGGTTCGGCAATCCCGCCGACCGGCACACTGCGGACCTGCTGGTGTGGCTCGACAAGGTGGCCAAACGCAACCTGGTGATCACGTTCGGTGGCGGGGTGAACGAGGTGATGCGCGAGATGATCGCTGCTTCCGGATTGAAGGTGCCGAGGGTTCCGCGATGA